A DNA window from Arachis duranensis cultivar V14167 chromosome 3, aradu.V14167.gnm2.J7QH, whole genome shotgun sequence contains the following coding sequences:
- the LOC107480106 gene encoding auxin response factor 2B has protein sequence MASTEELMNRKVETNNNNGGMNAAEAQNASSSSSSSSARDAEAALYKELWHACAGPLVTVPKEGELVFYFPQGHIEQVEASTNQVAEQHMPVYDLPSKILCRVINVMLKAEPDTDEVFAQLTLLPEPNQDENAVEKAIPPAPPPRFHVHSFCKTLTASDTSTHGGFSVLRRHADECLPPLDMSKQPPTQELVAKDLHGNEWRFRHIFRGQPRRHLLQSGWSVFVSSKRLVAGDAFIFLRGENGELRVGVRRAMRQQGNVPSSVISSHSMHLGVLATAWHAILTGTMFTVYYKPRTSPAEFIVPYDQYMESLKNNYTIGLRFKMRFEGEEAPEQRFTGTIVGIEDADSKRWPESKWRSLKVRWDETSTIPRPERVSPWKIEPALAPPALNPLPMPRPKRPRSNAIPSSPDSSVLTREASSKASVDPLPPSGFPRVLQGQEFSTLRGNFAESNESDTAEKSVVWPPAVDDEKIDVVSTSRRYGPESWMSMGRHELPYSDLLSGFGANGDPSSRSSLIDQSDSVANPGRKHLLDREGKTNVPSSSPWSVIPSSLSLNLLEPNAKVSAQGGDAAYQIRGNLRYGAFGEYPVLHGHKVENSHGNLSMPPPPLAQYESPRSKELLRKPKSAKTSDVARPKDGDCKLFGISLLSSPPAPETPTSQRNVASETVSHTYPTHQHRTFENEQKSENSMGSKATDGLAVVDELHLRDVQPKPHSGSARSCTKVHKKGIALGRSVDLTKFSGYGELIAELDQLFEFGGELISAKKDWLTVYTDNEGDMMLVGDDPWQEFCAMVRKIYIYPREEIQKMSPGTLSSKNEENQLASEGVDAQEIRCQQHHPTSTPDHS, from the exons ATGGCATCAACAGAGGAATTGATGAACAGAAAAGTGgaaaccaacaacaacaatggtggAATGAACGCAGCAGAGGCTCAaaacgcttcttcttcttcttcatcgtcATCAGCTAGAG ACGCGGAAGCTGCGCTTTACAAGGAGCTATGGCACGCATGTGCAGGTCCCCTTGTGACAGTGCCGAAAGAAGGAGAGCTCGTCTTCTATTTCCCTCAAGGACATATTGAGCAG GTGGAGGCGTCCACGAATCAGGTTGCGGAGCAGCATATGCCGGTTTACGATCTCCCGTCCAAGATCCTTTGTCGCGTCATCAACGTCATGCTCAAG GCGGAGCCGGACACGGATGAGGTGTTTGCTCAATTGACTTTACTTCCGGAGCCAAAT CAAGATGAGAATGCCGTGGAGAAAGCGATTCCGCCAGCTCCGCCGCCACGATTTCACGTGCATTCGTTTTGCAAGACTCTAACGGCATCCGACACTAGTACTCATGGTGGATTTTCAGTGTTGAGACGACACGCTGACGAGTGTCTTCCTCCCTTG GACATGTCAAAGCAGCCACCCACCCAGGAACTGGTGGCCAAGGATCTCCATGGAAATGAGTGGCGATTCAGGCATATCTTTCGCG GTCAACCGCGCAGACACTTACTACAAAGTGGTTGGAGTGTTTTTGTCAGCTCCAAGAGGCTGGTTGCTGGGGatgcatttatatttctgaG AGGTGAGAATGGGGAACTTCGAGTTGGTGTCAGGCGCGCAATGAGACAGCAGGGTAATGTTCCATCATCAGTTATCTCTAGCCACAGCATGCATCTTGGTGTGCTTGCAACTGCATGGCATGCCATCTTGACCGGGACCATGTTCACTGTTTATTACAAGCCGAG GACCAGTCCAGCTGAATTCATTGTACCATATGATCAGTATATGGAGTCTCTTAAAAACAATTATACTATAGGATTGCGGTTCAAAATGAGGTTTGAAGGTGAAGAGGCTCCTGAGCAAAG GTTCACTGGTACTATTGTTGGGATTGAAGATGCCGACTCCAAGAGGTGGCCAGAATCCAAATGGAGAAGTCTAAAG GTGAGATGGGACGAAACATCTACCATACCTCGTCCTGAGAGAGTTTCCCCTTGGAAAATAGAGCCTGCTCTTGCTCCGCCAGCTCTAAACCCTCTTCCAATGCCCAGGCCTAAAAGGCCTCGTTCGAATGCCATTCCATCATCCCCAGATTCTTCTGTTCTTACTCGTGAAG CATCATCTAAAGCGAGCGTAGACCCTTTACCACCAAGCGGATTTCCAAGGGTCTTGCAAGGTCAAGAATTCTCGACCTTGCGGGGCAACTTTGCAGAAAGTAATGAGTCGGATACTGCTGAGAAGTCTGTCGTGTGGCCACCAGCAGTAGATGATGAGAAGATTGATGTTGTTTCTACTTCTAGACGGTATGGGCCAGAGAGCTGGATGTCAATGGGGAGGCATGAGCTGCCATACTCGGATCTTCTTTCAGGCTTTGGAGCCAATGGAGATCCTTCTTCCCGGTCATCCTTGATTGATCAGTCTGATTCTGTTGCTAACCCTGGTAGAAAGCATTTATTAGATCGTGAAGGCAAAACTAATGTGCCAAGTAGCAGTCCATGGTCTGTAATACCTTCTAGTTTATCACTCAACCTCTTGGAGCCTAATGCAAAAGTTTCTGCCCAAGGTGGTGATGCAGCTTACCAAATTCGAGGGAACTTGAGGTATGGTGCATTTGGTGAATACCCTGTGCTTCATGGTCATAAAGTTGAGAATTCACATGGAAACTTGTCAATGCCACCACCACCTCTTGCTCAATATGAGAGTCCTCGTTCCAAGGAACTGCTGCGTAAACCGAAATCAGCGAAAACCTCTGATGTTGCAAGACCCAAAGATGGTGACTGCAAACtatttggcatctcacttctcAGTAGCCCACCTGCACCAGAGACTCCTACATCACAAAGAAATGTTGCAAGTGAGACAGTGAGTCACACGTACCCCACACACCAGCATCGTACATTTGAAAATGAACAGAAGTCTGAAAATTCAATGGGCTCTAAAGCAACAGATGGTCTAGCTGTAGTCGATGAGCTGCATCTGAGAGATGTTCAACCCAAACCACATAGTGGTTCTGCTAGGAGTTGCACTAAA gttcACAAGAAGGGGATTGCCCTTGGTAGGTCAGTGGATCTTACGAAATTCAGTGGCTATGGTGAATTAATTGCTGAATTGGATCAGTTGTTTGAATTTGGGGGTGAACTGATATCTGCCAAAAAGGACTGGCTTACTGTATACACTGACAATGAGGGCGACATGATGCTTGTTGGTGATGATCCATGGCA GGAGTTTTGTGCAATGGTACGTAAAATTTACATCTATCCCAGAGAGGAGATCCAGAAAATGAGCCCTGGTACTTTAAGTTCAAAAAACGAAGAGAACCAGTTGGCTAGTGAAGGTGTTGATGCACAAGAAATCAGATGCCAGCAGCATCACCCAACTTCAACGCCTGATCATTCATAG
- the LOC107480060 gene encoding protein MAIN-LIKE 1-like — protein MGDDPERLYRLDRVAHIARVINDEPQRCIRSMRRQQGIRLDERYVPYLQMAGLYHLARLNDRWFRLDEPLDVTYQLGLPVDGRYVSGCLTDFQIYIQGSRPAWETFGECPEGADEKTVRHFAHAYIMMLLGTQLFADKSGNRIHIRWLPYVARLEEMGTYSWGSAALAWLYRCMCRVTNRHVVKLAGPLQLLQSWIFWRFPRFRSAGYDACSWSLASRYFSQTSLFQFNIANSMYASNVLQICRTFN, from the exons ATGGGGGACGATCCGGAAAGGCTATATCGGTTGGACAGAGTTGCTCATATAGCCCGGGTCATCAATGACGAG CCACAGCGATGCATCAGGAGCATGCGGCGGCAGCAGGGCATTCGACTCGATGAGCGGTATGTtccgtacttgcagatggccGGATTATACCATCTTGCGAGGCTGAACGATAGATGGTTCCGATTAGATGAGCCCCTT GACGTGACGTACCAGTTGGGGTTGCCAGTGGACGGGCGTTATGTCAGCGGTTGCCTTACAGATTTCCAGATATACATCCAGGGTAGCCGTCCAGCTTGG GAGACTTTTGGAGAGTGCCCCGAGGGAGCCGATGAGAAGACTGTGCGACACTTTGCTCATGCCTATATCATGATGTTGTTGGGCACTCAGCTGTTTGCCGACAAGTCCGGCAACCGCATTCACATCAGATGGCTTCCCTACGTAGCTAGGCTTGAGGAGATGGGTACCTATAGCTGGGGGTCTGCAGCACTAGCATGGTTGTACCGGTGCATGTGCCGAGTGACGAACAGACATGTGGTGAAGTTAGCGGGCCCACTTCAGCTACTTCAGTCCTGGATCTTCTGGCGCTTTCCTAGGTTTAGGTCTGCCGGGTATGATGCGTGCAGCTGGTCTTTGGCTTCGAGGTACTTTAGTCAGACTTCTCTATTTCAATTTAACATAGCTAATTCCATGTACGCTTCTAACGTATTACAAATCTGTCGCACCTTTAATTAG